The following are encoded in a window of Acidimicrobiales bacterium genomic DNA:
- a CDS encoding cytochrome c gives MTDTANEKNASDGSDDETSEMRFGAGETAWLAVVTVLALLGVALGVIALVTSDGGGGSAAPAAGGGGELSALATQGQELADANGCATCHSADGSDGTGPTWQGLAGAEVTLDDGSTVTADDAYLTSSITDPGAQKVEGFAVAMPEFELSAEEVDALVAYINSLGTAG, from the coding sequence GTGACCGACACAGCGAACGAAAAGAACGCCTCGGACGGGTCCGACGACGAGACGTCGGAGATGCGCTTCGGCGCCGGTGAGACCGCCTGGTTGGCGGTCGTCACCGTGCTCGCCCTCCTCGGTGTGGCCCTCGGCGTCATCGCCCTCGTCACCTCCGATGGTGGCGGCGGCTCGGCGGCTCCGGCCGCCGGCGGCGGTGGTGAGCTCTCCGCACTGGCGACCCAGGGCCAGGAGCTGGCCGACGCGAACGGGTGCGCCACGTGCCACTCCGCGGACGGCAGCGACGGCACCGGCCCCACCTGGCAGGGTCTCGCGGGCGCCGAGGTCACCCTCGACGACGGTTCGACCGTGACCGCCGACGACGCCTACCTGACGAGCTCCATCACCGACCCGGGCGCCCAGAAGGTCGAGGGCTTCGCGGTGGCGATGCCCGAGTTCGAGCTCTCGGCCGAAGAGGTCGACGCCCTCGTGGCCTACATCAACTCGCTGGGCACCGCCGGCTGA
- a CDS encoding NUDIX domain-containing protein — translation MTGDPVPPPARDDAGIGITIDLDREGEVPEAIPAATVVLVRDGAEGIETLMLRRNSKLAFAGGHWVFPGGRVDDDDLEPSPEEAATGEVPDQDQRTLQAARRAAVREAAEEAGLAVDVDSLVCFAHWTPPPVAIKRFATWFFVAPAPTGDVTVDMGEIHEHQWVRPADALRKRDEGEIELSPPTWCTLDRLAASATVADALAEAADAEIEHFETHIARAEEGGAVAMWHGDAGYDSGDPDVPGPRHRLWMVPGPWRFERWDEPPAADPSDPAV, via the coding sequence GTGACGGGCGACCCGGTTCCGCCGCCCGCCCGCGACGACGCGGGCATCGGCATCACCATCGACCTCGATCGCGAGGGCGAGGTGCCCGAGGCGATCCCCGCCGCCACCGTGGTCCTCGTACGTGACGGGGCCGAGGGCATCGAGACGTTGATGCTTCGCCGCAACTCCAAGTTGGCCTTCGCCGGCGGTCACTGGGTCTTCCCCGGTGGTCGGGTGGACGACGACGACCTCGAGCCGTCGCCCGAGGAGGCCGCGACGGGCGAGGTACCCGACCAGGACCAGCGCACCCTCCAGGCCGCCCGCCGCGCCGCGGTGCGCGAGGCGGCCGAGGAAGCCGGCCTCGCCGTCGACGTCGACTCGCTGGTCTGCTTCGCCCACTGGACGCCGCCACCGGTGGCGATCAAGCGCTTCGCCACGTGGTTCTTCGTGGCGCCCGCCCCGACGGGTGACGTCACCGTCGACATGGGCGAGATCCACGAGCACCAATGGGTGCGCCCCGCAGACGCCCTGCGCAAGCGCGACGAGGGTGAGATCGAGCTCAGCCCGCCGACCTGGTGCACCCTCGACCGGCTGGCCGCTTCTGCCACCGTCGCCGACGCGCTGGCCGAGGCGGCCGACGCCGAGATCGAGCACTTCGAGACCCACATCGCCCGGGCGGAAGAGGGCGGTGCCGTGGCCATGTGGCACGGCGACGCCGGCTACGACAGCGGCGACCCCGACGTCCCCGGCCCCCGGCACCGTCTGTGGATGGTGCCCGGCCCCTGGCGCTTCGAGCGCTGGGACGAACCGCCGGCTGCCGACCCGTCCGACCCTGCCGTCTGA
- a CDS encoding type 1 glutamine amidotransferase: MSHDLSGKRIAFLTANEGVEQIELTRPWQAVEDAGGQPVLVAPETGEVQAFNHLDKADAFPVDQPVSAVSADDFDGLVLPGGVANPDQLRTDDGAVRLTRAFVEAGKPVAAICHGPWTLVEADVVRGRTLTSWPSLQTDLRNAGASWVDEEVHVDRGLVTSRNPDDLDAFCAAMVEELCEGQHEGHAASTPVEAAGSADQEGGVRSALHF, translated from the coding sequence ATGAGCCACGACCTGTCCGGCAAGCGCATCGCCTTCCTCACCGCCAACGAAGGGGTCGAGCAGATCGAGCTGACGAGGCCCTGGCAGGCCGTCGAGGACGCCGGGGGGCAGCCGGTCCTCGTGGCCCCCGAGACGGGCGAGGTGCAGGCGTTCAACCACCTCGACAAAGCGGACGCCTTTCCCGTGGACCAGCCCGTCTCGGCCGTGTCCGCCGACGACTTCGACGGCCTCGTCCTGCCCGGCGGCGTCGCCAACCCGGACCAGCTGCGCACCGACGACGGTGCCGTCCGCTTGACCCGGGCCTTCGTCGAGGCGGGCAAGCCCGTCGCCGCCATCTGCCACGGACCGTGGACGCTCGTCGAGGCCGACGTCGTCCGCGGGCGCACCCTCACCTCGTGGCCGAGCCTCCAGACCGACCTGCGCAACGCCGGCGCCTCCTGGGTCGACGAGGAGGTGCACGTGGACCGCGGGCTCGTGACCAGCCGCAACCCCGACGACCTCGACGCGTTCTGCGCCGCCATGGTGGAGGAGCTGTGCGAGGGGCAGCACGAGGGCCACGCCGCCTCCACACCGGTGGAGGCCGCGGGTTCCGCGGACCAGGAAGGTGGCGTGCGCTCCGCGCTCCACTTCTGA
- a CDS encoding M50 family metallopeptidase, translating to MLGTDDPVFAAVVGVAVVALLLAPVTGRALAQVVTLVHELGHATVGLLVGGRVRRVSIALDASGETLTLIGGRYPRLRLSAFTLAGYPAPPLVGVVAAASVASEDHRLFLLLGAVFVAVALVLWVRNPWGLVVFAVTAVVLWLAATEAADAVTRTVAIALAWLFAVGGLRSAWQLTHGPRSATSGLDDAERVSQLSRVVPRLVVAGAFVLVAGAALAGVALLLLRPS from the coding sequence GTGCTCGGCACCGATGACCCGGTGTTCGCCGCCGTCGTGGGCGTCGCCGTGGTCGCCCTCCTCCTCGCGCCGGTCACCGGTCGCGCCCTCGCCCAAGTCGTCACCCTGGTCCACGAGCTCGGCCATGCCACCGTCGGCCTCCTCGTCGGCGGCCGGGTCCGGCGGGTGTCGATCGCCCTCGATGCATCGGGGGAGACCCTCACCCTCATCGGCGGGCGCTACCCCCGCCTCCGCCTGAGTGCCTTCACCCTCGCCGGCTATCCCGCTCCCCCGCTCGTCGGCGTCGTCGCGGCGGCGTCGGTGGCCAGCGAGGACCATCGCCTCTTCCTGTTGCTCGGCGCAGTCTTCGTGGCGGTCGCACTCGTGCTCTGGGTGCGCAACCCCTGGGGCCTCGTCGTGTTCGCCGTCACGGCCGTGGTGCTGTGGCTGGCCGCCACCGAGGCGGCCGATGCCGTGACGCGCACCGTGGCCATCGCCCTGGCCTGGCTGTTCGCCGTCGGGGGCCTCCGCTCGGCATGGCAGCTCACCCACGGGCCGAGGTCCGCGACGAGCGGACTCGACGACGCCGAGCGGGTCTCGCAGCTCAGTCGCGTCGTGCCCCGCCTCGTGGTGGCGGGGGCGTTCGTCCTGGTGGCGGGCGCGGCCCTGGCCGGCGTCGCCCTGCTGCTCCTGCGTCCCTCCTGA
- a CDS encoding cytochrome c oxidase subunit II has protein sequence MHVEKYERWFLYATAVVIVGAVVGLILSVVAHQAALPEPAGRVQPADIDTTAPFDEPGYRDTGDGTGELVLIGQAWQWTPQDVTIPAGTEVTIKAVSRDVIHGIRIPETNANVMVIPGQVSEIEVTFDDPGQYSLLCHEYCGIGHQTMFMTINVE, from the coding sequence ATGCACGTCGAGAAGTATGAACGGTGGTTCCTCTACGCCACGGCAGTGGTCATCGTCGGTGCTGTCGTCGGCCTGATCCTGTCGGTGGTGGCCCACCAGGCCGCCCTCCCCGAGCCGGCCGGCCGCGTCCAGCCCGCCGACATCGACACCACCGCCCCGTTCGACGAGCCCGGCTACCGCGACACCGGTGACGGCACCGGCGAGCTGGTCCTCATCGGCCAGGCGTGGCAGTGGACCCCACAGGACGTCACCATCCCCGCCGGCACCGAGGTGACCATCAAGGCGGTCTCCCGGGACGTCATCCACGGCATCCGCATCCCCGAGACCAACGCCAACGTGATGGTCATCCCGGGGCAGGTGTCCGAGATCGAGGTCACCTTCGACGATCCGGGTCAGTACTCGTTGCTCTGCCACGAGTACTGCGGGATCGGGCACCAGACCATGTTCATGACCATCAACGTCGAGTGA
- a CDS encoding cobalamin-binding protein, producing the protein MKIVSLLPSATEIVFALGLGDALEGVSFECDFPPEARDKAIVSGTALAVDAATPAGEIDRAVRERLAEGEPIYTLDRDRIRAIQPDLILAQDLCEVCAVPSGAVTDALDDLGCSAQVVSLDPVTLDDVIAGIGEVGAATGREVQAAALMASLHDRLEDVHEAVAGRPKPRPRVLPLEWSDPPFSAGHWVPAMVDLAGGECLLAPPASRSRALSWEAVAAARPDIVVFMPCGYHLDRAAEEGRALLDQPALAGVGQVWAVDADAYFSRPGPRVVDGVELLAAIVHPELAGPPDPGGATQLR; encoded by the coding sequence ATGAAGATCGTCTCGCTGCTGCCATCGGCCACCGAGATCGTGTTCGCGCTGGGCCTGGGCGACGCGCTCGAGGGCGTCAGCTTCGAGTGTGACTTCCCGCCCGAAGCCCGCGACAAGGCGATCGTGTCGGGTACGGCCCTGGCGGTCGATGCCGCCACCCCGGCCGGCGAGATCGACCGGGCCGTGCGTGAGCGCCTCGCCGAAGGGGAGCCCATCTACACCCTGGACCGCGACCGCATCCGGGCCATCCAGCCCGACCTGATCCTGGCGCAGGACCTGTGCGAGGTGTGCGCCGTGCCCTCGGGCGCCGTGACCGATGCCCTCGACGACCTCGGGTGCTCCGCGCAGGTGGTCTCGCTCGACCCGGTGACCCTCGACGACGTGATCGCCGGGATCGGCGAGGTGGGGGCGGCCACCGGGCGGGAGGTGCAGGCGGCCGCGCTCATGGCCTCGCTCCACGACCGCCTCGAGGACGTGCACGAGGCAGTGGCCGGCCGTCCCAAGCCCCGTCCGAGAGTGCTGCCCCTCGAGTGGTCGGACCCGCCCTTCAGCGCCGGCCACTGGGTGCCCGCGATGGTCGACCTGGCGGGAGGCGAGTGCCTCCTGGCCCCGCCGGCCAGCCGGTCCCGGGCCCTCAGCTGGGAGGCCGTCGCCGCAGCCCGCCCCGACATCGTGGTGTTCATGCCGTGCGGCTACCACCTGGATCGGGCCGCCGAAGAAGGTCGCGCCCTGCTCGATCAGCCCGCCCTCGCCGGCGTGGGCCAGGTGTGGGCCGTGGACGCCGACGCGTACTTCTCCCGGCCCGGCCCCCGGGTCGTCGACGGGGTCGAACTGCTCGCCGCCATCGTCCACCCCGAGCTCGCCGGTCCGCCCGACCCCGGCGGGGCCACGCAGCTGCGCTAG
- a CDS encoding SDR family oxidoreductase has protein sequence MGALDQFLVTDRVAIVTGAGRGIGAAIAKTYAEAGGDVVLSARTEEQLQEVAGEIEALGRRAVLVPADLNDTENLGVLVERAVAEFGRVDTVVNNVGGTMPRPFLDTSERFFEAALHFNVTTAFTLTKAATPHLLQSDCGSVVNISSMMGRRADRGMVAYGTAKGALAHMTRLLACDLAPKVRVNAIAVGSVATSALQVVLENEALEREMVDKTPLRRLGDPLDIALGALWLASPAGSFVTGKMIEIDGGLEAPNLALGLPDL, from the coding sequence ATGGGTGCCCTCGATCAATTCCTGGTGACCGACCGCGTCGCCATCGTGACCGGCGCCGGCCGCGGCATCGGCGCCGCCATCGCCAAGACCTACGCGGAGGCCGGGGGTGACGTCGTGCTCTCGGCCCGCACCGAGGAGCAGCTCCAGGAGGTCGCCGGCGAGATCGAGGCGCTGGGGCGGCGGGCCGTCCTGGTGCCAGCGGACCTGAACGACACCGAGAACCTGGGGGTGCTGGTCGAGCGGGCCGTCGCCGAGTTCGGTCGCGTCGACACCGTGGTCAACAACGTCGGCGGCACCATGCCCCGACCGTTCCTGGACACGTCCGAGCGCTTCTTCGAGGCGGCGCTGCACTTCAACGTGACGACCGCCTTCACCCTCACGAAGGCGGCCACGCCGCACCTGCTCCAGAGCGACTGCGGCAGCGTCGTCAACATCTCGTCGATGATGGGCCGACGCGCCGACCGCGGCATGGTGGCCTACGGCACGGCGAAGGGGGCACTGGCCCACATGACCCGCCTCTTGGCCTGTGACCTCGCCCCCAAGGTGCGGGTCAATGCCATCGCGGTGGGCTCGGTGGCCACCTCGGCGCTGCAGGTCGTCCTCGAGAACGAAGCCCTCGAGCGGGAGATGGTCGACAAGACGCCGCTGCGACGCCTCGGTGACCCGCTCGACATCGCCTTGGGGGCGCTCTGGTTGGCGTCGCCCGCGGGCAGCTTCGTCACGGGCAAGATGATCGAGATCGACGGGGGCCTCGAGGCCCCCAACCTGGCGCTCGGCCTACCCGACCTCTAG
- a CDS encoding DUF4190 domain-containing protein: MSYQPPAGPPPSAPPNNQLAVGSIIASAIGLLCGIGSIIGIVLGVVAKNQIKASNGTQGGDNLATLGIVIGAVGIVLNILWRVLFFN; this comes from the coding sequence ATGTCCTACCAACCGCCTGCCGGTCCGCCCCCCAGCGCGCCGCCCAACAACCAACTCGCCGTCGGCTCGATCATCGCCAGTGCGATCGGCCTGCTCTGCGGCATCGGCTCCATCATCGGCATCGTCCTCGGCGTGGTGGCCAAGAACCAGATCAAGGCGTCGAACGGCACCCAGGGCGGCGACAACCTCGCCACCCTGGGCATCGTCATCGGTGCCGTCGGCATTGTGTTGAACATCTTGTGGCGGGTCCTCTTCTTCAACTGA
- a CDS encoding MaoC family dehydratase — translation MAAIVARAFTSCSGTGHPLAPAAVEVATAGFYSGAVPTVFAAPAELLEAVGRDLGSSEWVLVTQERVDQFSEATRTWQWIHEPGERADAGPFGGPISHGYLTLSMVNEMLPQIIEVQGASMGVNYGTGKVRFPAPVPVGARIRGHGRLTAADPVNGGVQATVQVTIEVEGNDKPACVVETLSRFLV, via the coding sequence ATGGCCGCCATTGTGGCCCGTGCGTTCACCTCCTGTTCAGGCACCGGACACCCGCTCGCGCCGGCGGCGGTCGAGGTGGCCACGGCGGGCTTCTACAGTGGCGCCGTGCCCACCGTGTTCGCCGCCCCCGCCGAGCTCCTCGAAGCGGTCGGGCGGGACCTCGGCAGCAGCGAGTGGGTCCTCGTCACCCAGGAGCGGGTCGACCAGTTCAGCGAGGCCACCCGCACCTGGCAGTGGATCCACGAGCCCGGCGAGCGGGCCGACGCAGGGCCCTTCGGTGGCCCGATCTCGCACGGCTACCTCACGCTCTCGATGGTCAACGAGATGCTCCCCCAGATCATCGAGGTGCAGGGCGCGTCGATGGGCGTCAACTACGGCACCGGCAAGGTGCGCTTCCCGGCACCGGTACCGGTCGGCGCCCGCATCCGCGGCCACGGCCGCCTCACCGCCGCCGATCCCGTCAACGGCGGGGTGCAGGCCACCGTGCAGGTCACCATCGAGGTCGAGGGCAACGACAAGCCGGCCTGCGTGGTCGAGACCCTCAGTCGGTTCCTGGTGTGA